Proteins encoded by one window of Fibrobacter sp. UWB15:
- a CDS encoding murein hydrolase activator EnvC has translation MRLVVLLFCLLLGFGAENAYAKAPAKNTPAKSAPAKKAAKAKTKSASKSSATKKTDAQINEQKNALKKLESDLAKKRQELALLETEEKGVLNTISILDQNLNQTRTYLSELSKSEVMLERALVQLSADIDSLDRRIETRREAMKKRIRNLYVSGRNSEARVLYGLLTQQGNPDRQVYWVHHILNQDQQEVEVLQQLVQERDEKKQMESAHLDDLKQMRSKKAAEEKGLVSQMSGQEKMLMSLKHDQNMQRRALKEFEQNQKTMLALIKKLEEKRKKEIEQAKKDEAARKAKEKSGKDKKKDKKAPAKTVEKPKVTVAESVKGPKCTPLKGDVISNYGLQEHPVLHIMTRNLGVEIRGKRGAAVRAAAAGTVVMVAEIDGRGPSVIIEHEGGTYSVYGHLASIRVQEGKEVRNCEEIGEVGDVASLNGIKLYFQVSEGTQTVDPLQWLKQK, from the coding sequence ATGCGACTTGTGGTTTTGCTTTTTTGCCTGTTGCTGGGGTTTGGCGCCGAAAATGCTTACGCCAAGGCTCCTGCTAAAAACACGCCGGCAAAAAGCGCCCCTGCCAAAAAAGCAGCAAAGGCCAAGACGAAGTCTGCGTCCAAGTCTTCTGCAACTAAAAAGACCGATGCCCAGATTAACGAGCAGAAAAACGCCTTGAAAAAGTTGGAGTCTGACTTGGCTAAAAAACGCCAAGAACTGGCACTCCTCGAAACCGAAGAAAAGGGCGTGCTGAATACGATTTCGATTCTTGACCAGAATTTGAACCAGACCCGAACTTACCTATCTGAACTCTCCAAGAGCGAAGTCATGCTGGAACGGGCGCTTGTACAGCTTTCAGCCGATATTGATTCCTTGGACCGTCGAATCGAGACTCGCCGGGAAGCCATGAAAAAGCGAATCCGGAACCTGTATGTCAGTGGTCGCAATAGCGAGGCGCGCGTCCTTTACGGTCTGCTCACGCAGCAAGGGAATCCTGACCGCCAAGTGTATTGGGTGCACCACATTTTGAACCAAGACCAGCAAGAAGTAGAAGTCCTGCAACAGTTGGTGCAAGAACGGGACGAAAAGAAACAAATGGAATCGGCTCACCTGGACGATCTCAAGCAGATGCGTTCCAAGAAGGCCGCCGAAGAAAAGGGGCTCGTTTCCCAGATGAGTGGCCAAGAAAAAATGCTGATGTCCTTGAAGCATGACCAGAACATGCAGCGTCGGGCCTTGAAGGAATTCGAGCAGAACCAAAAGACCATGCTGGCCCTGATCAAGAAACTCGAAGAAAAGCGCAAAAAGGAAATTGAGCAGGCCAAGAAAGACGAGGCTGCCCGCAAGGCGAAAGAAAAATCCGGCAAGGATAAAAAGAAAGACAAGAAGGCTCCGGCCAAGACGGTGGAAAAGCCGAAGGTCACCGTGGCCGAATCGGTAAAGGGCCCCAAGTGTACTCCGCTTAAAGGCGATGTCATCAGTAATTACGGTTTGCAAGAACACCCGGTGCTGCACATTATGACGCGCAATTTGGGTGTCGAAATCCGCGGAAAACGCGGCGCTGCCGTTCGTGCCGCCGCGGCGGGAACGGTGGTGATGGTGGCCGAAATCGATGGCCGCGGCCCCTCGGTCATTATCGAACATGAGGGTGGAACTTACTCCGTTTACGGTCACCTTGCGTCAATTCGCGTGCAAGAAGGCAAAGAAGTGCGAAATTGCGAAGAAATTGGCGAAGTGGGCGATGTTGCCTCTTTAAATGGAATTAAATTGTACTTCCAAGTGAGCGAGGGTACACAGACCGTAGACCCCTTGCAGTGGTTGAAACAGAAATGA